Proteins encoded by one window of Emticicia oligotrophica DSM 17448:
- a CDS encoding sulfate adenylyltransferase subunit 1, whose protein sequence is MDILRIATAGSVDDGKSTLIGRLLYETNSITKDKIEALESASKRKGLDFLDLSLLTDGLIAEREQGITIDVAHIYFSTPNRKYIIADTPGHFEYTRNMVTGASNTSVSIILIDARNGVVEQTKRHFYISSMLRIKNIIVAVNKMDLVGYSQERFESIKSELLAIAEQVSFEGQTLKFIPISSLYGENLVRKSTETPWYEGEPLLETLEHYGTQNAELSTKQARFPVQHVVRPKTEEFHDYRGYAGKIASGSFYIGDLVEALPSGQISKIKTIEKFGVELEVGKSKESVVITLEDNIDVSRGNMLVKVGEQPESRKEIDAKICWLDSQMLTVGKTYLLQHGINRVKAKVTKINSVIDIKNMSLSNTAPADGGLKLNEIGWISVKTASPVFADKYEDNPANGSFILIDESSNGTVGVGFVE, encoded by the coding sequence ATGGACATATTAAGAATAGCTACGGCTGGCTCGGTAGATGATGGTAAAAGTACTCTAATCGGCCGCTTGTTATATGAAACAAATTCAATCACAAAAGATAAAATCGAAGCACTTGAATCGGCCTCAAAGCGAAAAGGCCTTGATTTCTTAGATTTATCACTATTGACAGATGGCTTAATTGCAGAGCGTGAACAAGGTATCACGATTGATGTGGCTCACATTTACTTCAGCACGCCCAACAGAAAATACATCATTGCTGATACGCCAGGACACTTTGAGTACACGCGAAACATGGTAACTGGTGCATCAAATACCTCAGTATCAATTATTTTGATTGATGCACGAAATGGTGTTGTGGAACAAACCAAACGCCATTTTTACATATCCTCAATGCTTCGAATTAAGAATATCATTGTGGCTGTAAATAAAATGGATTTGGTTGGCTATAGTCAAGAAAGATTTGAATCAATTAAATCTGAACTTTTAGCTATTGCCGAACAAGTAAGTTTTGAAGGACAAACCTTGAAATTTATTCCAATTTCTTCACTTTATGGAGAAAATTTAGTTCGAAAATCTACTGAAACTCCTTGGTACGAAGGCGAGCCACTTTTAGAAACACTCGAACATTACGGAACACAGAATGCTGAACTAAGCACAAAACAAGCTCGGTTCCCTGTTCAACATGTAGTTCGACCAAAAACAGAAGAATTCCATGATTATAGAGGTTATGCTGGTAAAATTGCCAGTGGAAGCTTTTATATAGGTGATTTAGTAGAAGCTCTTCCGAGTGGCCAAATCAGTAAAATCAAAACTATTGAGAAATTTGGTGTCGAACTGGAAGTTGGAAAATCAAAAGAATCAGTGGTAATTACTCTTGAAGACAATATTGATGTAAGTCGAGGAAATATGCTGGTTAAAGTTGGTGAACAACCAGAATCTAGAAAAGAAATTGATGCAAAAATTTGCTGGTTAGATAGCCAAATGCTTACAGTTGGTAAAACTTACTTGCTTCAACACGGAATCAATAGAGTTAAAGCAAAAGTTACTAAAATTAATTCAGTAATTGATATTAAAAATATGTCATTGAGCAATACTGCACCGGCAGATGGAGGCTTAAAACTCAACGAAATTGGTTGGATTAGTGTAAAGACAGCAAGCCCAGTTTTTGCTGATAAATATGAAGACAATCCAGCAAACGGTTCTTTCATTTTAATTGACGAAAGTAGTAATGGAACGGTTGGAGTTGGATTTGTCGAATAA
- a CDS encoding sulfite exporter TauE/SafE family protein, with protein sequence MKRIALALSENIQMKFIAYAMVFMKVSLIGILVYRITSGINSFNFNFDTVLVYYIGAGFLAQLVDGALGMAYGASCTSMLLGLGVPPAYATASVHTAEVFTTGVSGLSHIYFGNIDKKLFFRIVITGVLGAMLGAYLISDVFDGKMIKPYISIYMIILGSIIISKAFKQRPPEPQNKNLGLLGLIGGFLDSVGGGGWGPLVTSNLISKGNAPKEAIGTVNTAEFFVSFFSTGVFMLFIDIQAWQAIAGLIIGGIFAAPLGAFLVRLFKPKTIMISVGVLVVLLNIWNLAKAWL encoded by the coding sequence ATGAAAAGAATTGCTTTAGCATTAAGTGAAAACATACAAATGAAATTCATTGCCTATGCAATGGTATTTATGAAAGTTTCACTAATTGGAATTTTGGTTTACAGAATTACTTCGGGAATAAATAGCTTTAATTTTAATTTTGATACCGTTCTTGTTTATTACATCGGAGCTGGATTTTTAGCTCAGTTAGTAGATGGTGCCCTTGGAATGGCCTACGGTGCATCTTGTACATCAATGCTTTTGGGTCTGGGTGTTCCACCCGCATACGCCACTGCAAGTGTGCATACTGCTGAAGTATTTACAACTGGAGTTTCGGGGCTTTCACATATCTATTTTGGTAATATTGATAAAAAATTATTTTTCAGAATTGTTATTACTGGTGTGCTAGGAGCTATGTTGGGTGCATACCTTATTTCTGATGTATTTGATGGAAAAATGATAAAGCCCTACATTTCTATTTATATGATTATTCTGGGTAGTATCATTATTTCAAAGGCATTTAAACAAAGACCACCAGAACCCCAAAACAAAAACTTAGGACTTTTAGGACTAATAGGTGGATTTCTTGATTCCGTTGGTGGTGGTGGTTGGGGGCCATTGGTTACTTCAAATTTAATTAGTAAAGGAAATGCCCCGAAAGAAGCAATAGGAACAGTCAATACAGCAGAGTTTTTTGTCTCTTTCTTTAGCACAGGTGTATTTATGCTTTTTATTGATATTCAAGCATGGCAAGCTATTGCCGGACTTATCATTGGTGGTATCTTTGCAGCTCCGCTTGGTGCATTTTTAGTTAGATTATTCAAACCAAAAACAATCATGATTTCAGTAGGAGTATTGGTTGTTTTATTGAATATTTGGAATTTAGCCAAAGCTTGGCTGTGA
- a CDS encoding phosphoadenylyl-sulfate reductase — translation MIEILEKYSLPEGLSFVANQYPGKVVFSTSFGQEDQVITDAIFRNEIGINIFTLDTGRLFQETYELIDRTRSRYKKNIEVFYPNTEKIQALVSNKGANSFYESVENRKECCFIRKIEPLKRALAGAEVWITGLRAEQSENRNDMKIWEWDEGNKVWKFNPLIHWTYEEVLKYIAENKVPDNPLHKKGFVSIGCLPCTRAIEPHEHPRAGRWWWEESKKECGLHAG, via the coding sequence ATGATTGAAATATTAGAAAAATATTCATTACCCGAAGGACTCAGCTTTGTAGCCAATCAATATCCTGGTAAAGTTGTCTTCTCAACTTCTTTTGGACAGGAAGACCAAGTAATTACTGATGCCATTTTCAGAAATGAAATTGGCATTAACATTTTCACCCTTGACACTGGTCGTTTATTTCAAGAAACTTATGAACTAATAGACCGAACTCGTTCGAGATACAAAAAAAATATTGAAGTATTTTACCCAAATACTGAGAAAATTCAAGCACTTGTATCTAACAAAGGAGCTAATAGCTTTTATGAATCTGTCGAAAACCGCAAAGAATGTTGTTTTATCAGAAAAATCGAACCTTTAAAAAGAGCCTTAGCAGGAGCTGAAGTTTGGATTACAGGCCTTCGTGCAGAACAATCTGAGAATAGAAACGATATGAAAATATGGGAATGGGACGAAGGTAACAAGGTTTGGAAATTTAATCCTTTAATACATTGGACGTATGAAGAAGTATTGAAATACATTGCAGAAAACAAAGTCCCTGATAACCCATTGCATAAAAAAGGTTTTGTAAGTATTGGTTGTTTACCTTGTACAAGAGCTATTGAACCACATGAACACCCAAGAGCAGGCCGATGGTGGTGGGAAGAATCAAAAAAAGAGTGCGGCCTACACGCTGGATGA
- the gltB gene encoding glutamate synthase large subunit produces the protein MTETEQVTEQQQGLYRSDFEHDACGIGFRAHLKGRKSHGIVADAIKMLERMDHRGACGCDPNTGDGAGILLQIPHEFFLDECRKLNFHLPPIGEYGVGMIFFPMDETEREECRAILNRKIEKLGLELLGYRIVDTKGDILGEGSGSVEPQVEQVFIKRPVDITEEIDFERKLYILRQYASRVIKDAVVGAKEHFYFSSLSCRTISYKGQLTTEQLKYYFPDLSNKSVTSAFAVIHSRFSTNTFPSWKLAQPFRFIAHNGEINTVKGNVNWIRAGEKSFISEFFTKEEMDMILPICDAGNSDSAQLDNVIELLYLSGRSLPHVMMMLVPEAWDGNEAMDQERKAFYEYHAAIMEPWDGPASISFTDGKMVGATLDRNGLRPSRYWVLNDDTVIMASEAGVLDIDQEKVVSKGRLQPGKMFVVDMEQGRIIPDEEIKADICSRQPYQEWLDENKIKTTELPKSIRPYQHYSEDTLLKRQITFGFTSEDLRMILAQMAQTGAEAIGSMGVDTPLAILSDQSQHLSYYFKQLFAQVTNPPIDSIRERSIMSLISFVGANENILKESPIHCRMVQLDQPVLTIEEFDKLRFVDYKGFQAKTINTYFNSKAGDIGKALEFGLERICRYAEDAIEDGFEILILSDRAIDSDHAPIPSLLATAAIHHHLIRKGIRGKAGILVEAGDIWETHHFATLIGYGASGICPYMAFETLSSMNKKGLIEGEFDDYTLNKNYIKAVDKELLKIFSKMGISTLQSYQGAQIFECIGLNKQVIDKYFTGTISRIGGMGLAEIAKEANIRHRVAFPEVPQESVKRLEVGGVYQWKQRGERHMFNPQSIHLLQQSGRVGEKDLDKGYQIFKQYSKLINEQTKDALTLRGLLKFKKGNSIPLEEVEPVESIFKRFATGAMSFGSISWEAHTTLAIAMNRIGGRSNSGEGGEDEIRYKPDANGDNLSSSIKQVASGRFGVTSYYLTNAKELQIKMAQGAKPGEGGQLPGHKVDDWIGRVRHSTPGVGLISPPPHHDIYSIEDLAQLIYDLKNSNRDARISVKLVSEAGVGTVATGVAKAHADVVLIAGHDGGTGASPLSSIRHAGLPWELGLAETHQTLVKNKLRGRITVQADGQLRTGRDLAIAALLGAEEFGVATAALVSVGCIMMRKCHLNTCPVGVATQNKELRAMFSGKPEHVVNMFTYLAMELREIMAELGFRTVNEMVGQSQFLEKRDDINHWKYKKIDLSGILYKEPTTLDVAQYKQEEQDHGISQVLDWTMMADAKPALESKQEVSAEYTVNNLNRSIGAMTSNEISKVYAGDGLPYGTIHYKFRGTAGQSFGAFSTKGLKLELEGDSNDYFGKGLCGAELVVYPDRKSTFKAEENMIIGNVAFYGATSGEAYIRGMAGERFCVRNSGAKVVVEGIGDHGLEYMTGGLAIILGETGRNFAAGMSGGIAYVYNPNKTFEAKCNKEMVGLETVDAEDAAMLKSFIEKHQKETNSEVAARILANFDNEIPNFVKVFPTDYKRVLLERKKKAEAEKAIA, from the coding sequence ATGACTGAAACTGAACAAGTTACAGAGCAACAACAAGGTTTATATCGCTCAGATTTTGAGCACGACGCTTGTGGTATTGGCTTTAGAGCTCATTTGAAAGGACGCAAGTCGCACGGGATTGTAGCCGATGCGATTAAAATGCTCGAACGCATGGACCACCGTGGTGCATGTGGATGCGACCCTAACACAGGTGATGGAGCAGGTATTTTACTCCAAATACCTCATGAGTTTTTCTTAGATGAATGCCGTAAACTCAATTTCCATCTTCCACCAATAGGAGAATATGGTGTTGGTATGATTTTCTTCCCAATGGATGAAACCGAGCGTGAAGAATGTCGTGCAATTTTGAATCGTAAAATTGAAAAACTTGGTTTAGAGTTACTCGGATACCGTATTGTTGATACCAAAGGAGATATTCTTGGTGAAGGTTCAGGTTCAGTTGAACCACAAGTAGAACAAGTATTCATCAAACGTCCAGTGGATATTACTGAAGAAATTGATTTTGAAAGAAAATTATACATACTACGCCAATATGCCTCTCGAGTAATTAAAGATGCAGTTGTTGGAGCTAAAGAACATTTCTATTTCTCATCGTTATCTTGCCGTACAATTTCTTATAAAGGCCAATTAACGACAGAGCAATTAAAATATTATTTCCCAGATTTATCAAACAAATCTGTTACATCTGCATTTGCAGTTATTCACTCACGTTTCTCTACAAACACATTCCCTTCTTGGAAATTGGCTCAACCATTCCGCTTTATTGCACATAATGGTGAGATTAATACTGTAAAAGGGAACGTAAACTGGATTCGTGCTGGAGAAAAATCATTCATTTCTGAATTCTTTACGAAAGAAGAAATGGATATGATTTTACCAATCTGCGATGCAGGAAACTCTGATTCTGCTCAATTAGATAATGTAATTGAATTACTATATCTTTCTGGCCGTTCATTACCGCATGTAATGATGATGCTTGTTCCTGAAGCTTGGGATGGCAATGAAGCAATGGACCAAGAAAGAAAAGCATTCTATGAATACCATGCGGCCATTATGGAGCCTTGGGATGGTCCGGCTTCAATTTCATTTACTGATGGAAAAATGGTAGGTGCTACACTCGATAGAAATGGTCTGCGTCCATCTCGTTATTGGGTATTAAACGATGATACTGTTATCATGGCATCTGAAGCTGGTGTATTAGATATCGACCAAGAGAAAGTAGTATCTAAGGGACGTTTACAGCCGGGTAAAATGTTTGTAGTAGATATGGAACAAGGCCGTATCATTCCAGACGAAGAAATTAAAGCTGATATTTGTTCTCGACAACCATACCAAGAATGGTTAGATGAAAACAAAATCAAAACCACTGAGCTTCCAAAATCAATTCGCCCATACCAACATTACAGCGAAGATACTTTATTGAAACGCCAAATTACCTTTGGTTTTACATCAGAAGACCTTCGCATGATTCTTGCTCAAATGGCCCAAACAGGTGCTGAAGCGATTGGTTCAATGGGTGTAGATACTCCTTTGGCAATTCTTTCAGACCAAAGCCAACACTTATCGTACTATTTCAAGCAATTATTTGCACAAGTTACCAACCCACCAATTGACTCAATTCGTGAACGTTCGATTATGTCATTGATTTCATTTGTTGGGGCAAACGAAAATATTCTCAAAGAATCGCCAATTCACTGCCGTATGGTTCAACTTGACCAACCAGTATTGACGATTGAAGAGTTTGATAAACTTCGATTTGTTGATTACAAAGGATTCCAAGCAAAAACTATTAATACTTACTTTAATTCAAAAGCAGGTGATATTGGAAAAGCACTAGAATTTGGATTAGAGCGTATTTGTCGTTATGCTGAAGATGCGATTGAAGATGGATTTGAAATCTTGATTTTGTCTGACCGTGCGATTGATAGTGACCACGCTCCTATCCCGTCATTGTTAGCTACAGCAGCCATTCATCATCATTTAATTAGAAAAGGAATTCGTGGTAAGGCTGGAATCTTAGTAGAAGCTGGTGATATTTGGGAAACTCATCACTTTGCAACTCTAATTGGATATGGGGCTTCTGGCATTTGCCCTTATATGGCCTTTGAAACACTTTCTTCAATGAATAAGAAAGGATTAATCGAAGGAGAATTTGATGATTACACACTCAATAAAAATTATATTAAAGCAGTTGATAAAGAGTTGTTGAAGATTTTCTCAAAAATGGGTATCTCAACGCTTCAATCTTATCAAGGTGCACAAATATTCGAGTGTATCGGTTTGAATAAGCAAGTAATTGACAAATATTTTACTGGTACAATTTCAAGAATTGGCGGTATGGGCTTGGCAGAAATTGCAAAAGAAGCCAATATCAGACACCGAGTCGCTTTCCCAGAGGTACCTCAGGAATCAGTAAAACGCTTGGAAGTTGGAGGTGTTTATCAATGGAAACAACGTGGGGAAAGACACATGTTTAATCCTCAAAGTATTCACCTATTACAACAATCTGGTAGAGTTGGAGAAAAAGACCTTGATAAAGGATACCAAATTTTCAAGCAATACTCAAAACTTATCAACGAGCAAACGAAAGATGCTTTAACTCTACGTGGTTTGTTGAAATTCAAAAAAGGAAATTCTATTCCATTAGAAGAAGTAGAACCAGTTGAAAGTATTTTCAAACGTTTTGCTACTGGTGCCATGTCGTTTGGCTCAATTTCTTGGGAAGCTCATACGACCTTGGCAATTGCAATGAACCGAATTGGTGGTCGTTCAAACTCAGGGGAAGGTGGCGAAGACGAAATTCGTTACAAACCAGATGCCAATGGAGATAATTTAAGTTCAAGCATCAAACAAGTTGCATCAGGACGTTTTGGTGTTACAAGTTATTATTTAACTAATGCGAAAGAACTTCAAATAAAAATGGCTCAAGGGGCAAAACCTGGTGAAGGTGGTCAGCTTCCTGGTCATAAAGTAGATGATTGGATTGGTCGAGTTCGTCATAGTACACCTGGTGTGGGTTTAATCTCCCCTCCTCCACACCATGATATTTATTCAATTGAAGATTTAGCACAATTAATTTATGATTTGAAAAACTCAAATCGTGATGCAAGAATTTCAGTTAAATTAGTTTCTGAAGCAGGTGTAGGTACAGTTGCTACGGGTGTAGCGAAAGCACACGCCGATGTGGTTTTAATTGCTGGACATGATGGTGGTACTGGAGCTTCTCCGCTTTCATCTATTCGTCATGCGGGCTTACCATGGGAGTTAGGTTTAGCTGAAACTCACCAAACTTTGGTTAAAAATAAATTGCGTGGACGCATAACAGTTCAAGCGGATGGTCAATTACGTACAGGACGTGACCTTGCAATTGCAGCCTTATTAGGTGCAGAAGAGTTTGGTGTAGCTACCGCTGCTTTAGTTTCAGTGGGTTGTATCATGATGCGTAAATGTCACTTAAATACTTGTCCTGTTGGTGTTGCCACACAAAACAAGGAGTTAAGAGCAATGTTTAGCGGTAAACCTGAGCATGTGGTAAATATGTTTACTTACTTGGCAATGGAGTTACGTGAAATCATGGCAGAATTAGGCTTCAGAACTGTTAACGAAATGGTTGGTCAATCACAATTCTTGGAAAAACGTGATGACATTAACCATTGGAAATATAAGAAAATTGACCTTTCTGGAATTTTATATAAAGAGCCAACTACCTTGGATGTAGCTCAATACAAGCAAGAAGAGCAAGACCATGGTATTTCTCAAGTACTTGATTGGACTATGATGGCAGATGCCAAACCAGCTTTAGAAAGTAAACAAGAAGTTAGTGCTGAATACACGGTTAATAACTTAAACCGCTCAATTGGTGCAATGACTTCTAATGAAATTTCAAAAGTTTATGCAGGTGATGGCCTTCCTTATGGAACTATTCATTACAAATTCCGCGGTACAGCAGGACAATCATTCGGAGCTTTCTCAACAAAAGGTTTAAAACTTGAATTAGAAGGCGATTCAAATGACTATTTTGGTAAAGGTCTTTGTGGGGCAGAATTAGTTGTTTATCCAGATAGAAAGTCAACTTTTAAGGCTGAGGAAAATATGATCATTGGAAACGTGGCATTCTATGGTGCTACCTCTGGTGAAGCGTATATCAGAGGTATGGCTGGAGAACGTTTCTGTGTAAGAAATTCAGGAGCAAAAGTAGTTGTTGAAGGTATCGGAGACCATGGTTTAGAATACATGACTGGTGGTTTAGCCATTATTTTAGGCGAAACTGGAAGAAACTTCGCAGCTGGTATGAGTGGTGGTATTGCTTATGTTTATAATCCAAACAAAACATTTGAAGCAAAATGCAACAAAGAGATGGTTGGTTTAGAAACAGTTGATGCCGAAGATGCAGCTATGCTAAAATCTTTCATCGAAAAACACCAAAAAGAAACCAATAGTGAAGTAGCTGCTCGTATATTAGCTAATTTCGATAACGAAATTCCAAACTTTGTGAAAGTATTCCCAACGGATTACAAGCGAGTTTTATTGGAAAGAAAGAAAAAAGCTGAAGCTGAAAAAGCTATTGCATAA
- the cysD gene encoding sulfate adenylyltransferase subunit CysD, translated as MSTFSEKTTVYQANDSSFPRELEDEAIYILREVASQFEKPAILFSGGKDSITVVRLAQKAFYPGKIPFALLHVDTGHNFPETIEYRDWLVEKLGLELHVRYVEDSIKQGKVKEETGKYASRNALQTVTLLDAIEEFKFDACIGGARRDEEKARAKERIFSVRDDFGQWNAKKQRPELFDMLNGKIELGENVRVFPISNWTELDVWNYIKEEKLKIPSIYFTHERAVFERDGMIWADSEFINKSEDEVPYQSKVRFRTVGDMTCTAAVESTADNIDDVISEILSAQISERGARIDDKRSEAAMEKRKQAGYF; from the coding sequence ATGAGTACTTTTTCAGAAAAAACAACGGTTTATCAAGCAAATGATAGCTCTTTTCCAAGAGAATTGGAAGATGAAGCAATCTATATTTTGCGAGAAGTAGCTTCTCAATTTGAAAAACCAGCTATATTATTCTCAGGTGGAAAAGATTCTATCACAGTTGTTAGGTTAGCACAAAAAGCATTTTATCCTGGGAAAATTCCTTTTGCACTTCTTCATGTAGATACAGGACATAATTTTCCTGAGACAATTGAATACCGTGACTGGCTTGTTGAAAAATTAGGCTTAGAACTTCATGTTCGTTATGTTGAAGATTCAATTAAGCAAGGGAAAGTTAAGGAAGAAACTGGGAAATATGCCAGTAGAAATGCACTTCAAACAGTCACTTTATTAGATGCCATTGAAGAATTCAAATTTGATGCATGTATTGGAGGTGCAAGAAGAGATGAAGAAAAAGCTCGTGCTAAAGAAAGAATTTTTTCGGTAAGAGATGATTTTGGTCAGTGGAATGCAAAAAAACAACGTCCAGAATTATTTGATATGCTTAATGGAAAAATTGAGTTAGGTGAAAATGTAAGGGTATTCCCTATTTCAAATTGGACAGAACTCGATGTTTGGAATTATATTAAGGAAGAAAAGCTTAAAATTCCTTCTATTTATTTTACTCATGAACGTGCAGTATTTGAGCGTGATGGAATGATTTGGGCAGATTCAGAATTTATTAACAAATCAGAAGATGAAGTGCCTTATCAATCAAAAGTGAGATTCCGCACTGTTGGAGATATGACATGTACTGCGGCCGTTGAATCTACGGCAGATAATATTGATGATGTAATTTCAGAAATTCTATCAGCACAGATTTCCGAAAGAGGAGCAAGAATTGACGATAAACGCTCGGAAGCTGCTATGGAAAAACGTAAACAAGCTGGGTATTTTTAA
- a CDS encoding glycosyl hydrolase 108 family protein, producing the protein MTFQKSKLLTTLLTLLTIQFSFAASFDKYFPKLIKFEGNGYGIHQPIWGSKPFTKNQAYLIYKTHYWDKYNASLFKDQGVAEVFIDQLINAGVGKECVHIKAFEAIIGVRQDGYLSLNDIKAANKFKSPEKIINPYINYRLYFYKGRKNASRNKGWLSRAKSFAIRDKAGNMLANYLVLPKMLEKVEIPINNCEFEAEEVVLNN; encoded by the coding sequence ATGACTTTTCAAAAAAGTAAATTATTAACAACACTTCTTACATTACTTACAATTCAATTTTCATTTGCTGCTTCTTTCGATAAATATTTTCCAAAACTAATCAAATTTGAAGGTAACGGATATGGTATCCATCAGCCTATTTGGGGAAGCAAACCATTTACAAAAAATCAAGCTTATTTAATCTACAAAACACATTATTGGGATAAATACAATGCTTCATTGTTTAAAGACCAAGGTGTTGCAGAAGTATTTATTGACCAATTAATTAATGCAGGCGTAGGTAAAGAGTGCGTTCACATCAAGGCTTTTGAAGCAATCATTGGTGTTAGACAAGACGGATATCTTTCTTTAAATGATATTAAAGCAGCGAATAAATTCAAATCTCCTGAAAAAATTATTAATCCTTACATAAATTACCGATTGTATTTTTACAAAGGGAGAAAAAATGCTAGTCGAAATAAAGGTTGGCTTAGTCGAGCAAAGAGTTTTGCCATAAGAGACAAGGCCGGAAATATGCTAGCCAATTATCTAGTACTGCCAAAAATGCTCGAAAAAGTTGAAATTCCAATCAACAATTGCGAATTCGAAGCAGAAGAAGTTGTGTTAAACAATTGA